A window from Mesorhizobium sp. WSM2240 encodes these proteins:
- a CDS encoding TlpA disulfide reductase family protein translates to MVLQIESPAPSIMVENWLRGEPLTSFKPGKVYIVEFWATWCGPCVDGMPHLMQLQEKYRDSGVEIVGVAASEDAPTADEARSELDAWLTEKFPNLNYRIAFDSTGEMDKLWMEPSFSVGIPTSFVVDRDGHIAFIGHPMKLDKVLPKVLGGSWRSSEQAKAADTKRIAKWEPIAREQALMKLIDDRYWAAVEKKDWKTALSAIEEGIALLPDNLGFRRSHVNLLLNKMRDMQAGLPVMRQFVRDAINRNSEDWMIAALDQLFHPNFGGSHFPSAERLAMGKQLSEHILALNPPQGEGLKFSYPAVARYYHESGNKDRAIELIELALKSLDGPDPDANAVKQHLLPELLQALANYKGEKVCYGALCVAPQKDPPKRSKRRPRRKPKKGR, encoded by the coding sequence ATGGTACTGCAGATCGAGTCCCCGGCGCCTTCGATTATGGTCGAGAACTGGCTGCGTGGCGAGCCCCTCACGAGCTTCAAGCCCGGCAAAGTGTATATCGTCGAATTTTGGGCAACGTGGTGCGGACCATGTGTGGACGGGATGCCGCATCTGATGCAGCTGCAGGAGAAGTACAGGGACAGCGGGGTCGAGATCGTCGGAGTCGCGGCTTCTGAAGACGCTCCAACGGCCGATGAGGCCCGAAGCGAGTTGGACGCGTGGTTGACCGAAAAGTTCCCGAACCTGAATTATCGGATCGCGTTCGACTCAACAGGCGAAATGGACAAGCTTTGGATGGAGCCCAGCTTTTCTGTCGGGATTCCGACCTCGTTCGTGGTCGATCGAGACGGCCACATCGCCTTTATCGGTCATCCGATGAAACTCGACAAAGTCTTGCCGAAAGTGCTTGGCGGCAGCTGGCGCAGCAGCGAGCAAGCGAAAGCCGCCGATACGAAGCGGATTGCGAAATGGGAACCCATAGCGCGCGAACAAGCGCTGATGAAGCTGATCGATGATAGATATTGGGCGGCGGTGGAGAAAAAGGATTGGAAGACGGCGCTCTCGGCGATCGAAGAAGGCATCGCCTTGTTGCCGGACAACCTCGGTTTTCGCCGGTCTCATGTGAATCTGTTGCTTAACAAAATGCGCGACATGCAGGCCGGCTTGCCCGTCATGCGCCAATTCGTTCGCGACGCGATCAACAGAAACTCCGAGGATTGGATGATTGCGGCGCTAGATCAACTCTTCCATCCGAACTTTGGCGGTTCGCACTTTCCGTCTGCTGAGCGGTTGGCGATGGGCAAACAGCTGTCCGAACACATCCTGGCACTGAATCCCCCGCAAGGCGAAGGCCTTAAGTTCTCTTATCCGGCCGTCGCTCGGTACTATCATGAGAGCGGCAACAAAGATCGGGCGATCGAGTTGATCGAGCTGGCACTGAAGTCGCTGGACGGTCCGGACCCTGACGCGAACGCAGTTAAACAGCACCTTTTGCCGGAGTTGCTACAGGCTCTGGCCAACTACAAGGGTGAGAAGGTTTGTTACGGCGCTCTCTGTGTGGCTCCGCAAAAGGATCCTCCCAAGAGGTCAAAGCGGCGGCCAAGGAGGAAACCAAAGAAGGGGCGATAG
- a CDS encoding YggT family protein, whose protein sequence is MIALTHNVILAMGIYCYFLTARAIFSWLHAMNVINSRHPFVGTIGNFLFGTTEPVLAPVRRFLPNLGCIDISPIIVVLIIPFIRHCLLTTV, encoded by the coding sequence ATGATCGCCCTCACTCACAACGTGATTCTGGCGATGGGCATTTACTGCTACTTCCTCACCGCTCGGGCGATTTTCTCATGGCTTCACGCTATGAACGTCATCAATTCGCGTCACCCGTTCGTCGGCACGATCGGGAATTTCCTGTTCGGCACGACAGAACCGGTGCTGGCGCCGGTCCGCCGCTTCCTGCCCAATCTCGGCTGTATCGATATTTCGCCTATCATAGTGGTTTTGATCATCCCCTTCATCCGCCATTGCCTTCTGACCACGGTGTAA
- the groES gene encoding co-chaperone GroES, translating into MAKSKFRPLHDRVVVRRVESEAKTAGGIIIPDTAKEKPQEGEIIAVGSGARDEAGKLVPLDVKAGDRILFGKWSGTEVKLNGEDLLIMKESDIMGIIG; encoded by the coding sequence ATGGCAAAGTCGAAATTCCGGCCGCTGCATGACCGCGTGGTCGTTCGCCGCGTCGAGTCCGAAGCGAAGACCGCTGGCGGGATCATCATCCCCGACACCGCAAAGGAAAAGCCGCAGGAAGGCGAGATCATCGCCGTCGGATCCGGCGCGCGCGACGAGGCGGGCAAGCTTGTTCCGCTCGATGTGAAGGCTGGCGACCGCATCCTGTTCGGCAAGTGGTCCGGCACCGAAGTGAAGCTCAATGGCGAAGACCTTCTGATCATGAAGGAATCCGACATTATGGGCATCATCGGCTGA
- a CDS encoding ProQ/FinO family protein — MSTASRGKSPAQLFRHLSARWPAAFNPKAPRPLKIGIHHDIRVHDGELSDDEVRRALLAYTRMAKYLARLDAGAARIDLDGKPAGEVSDADAATAKALLGARKEKQQTKQSPAPTAELKAPPKPKPKQTAVFKAKNTAESPNGIVVEKRRRRSFRKPMA, encoded by the coding sequence ATGTCGACCGCTAGCCGAGGGAAATCGCCGGCGCAGCTTTTCCGCCATCTATCGGCAAGGTGGCCTGCGGCATTCAATCCGAAAGCGCCCAGGCCGCTCAAGATCGGCATTCATCATGATATTCGCGTGCATGACGGCGAACTGTCTGATGATGAAGTGAGGAGAGCCCTGCTCGCCTATACCAGGATGGCCAAATATTTGGCGAGACTGGATGCCGGCGCCGCGCGGATCGATCTCGATGGCAAGCCGGCCGGCGAGGTCTCGGATGCGGACGCGGCGACCGCCAAGGCTTTGCTTGGCGCCCGCAAGGAAAAGCAGCAGACCAAGCAATCGCCGGCGCCAACGGCAGAGCTTAAAGCGCCACCCAAACCGAAACCGAAGCAAACGGCCGTGTTCAAGGCGAAGAATACGGCAGAAAGCCCGAACGGCATAGTCGTTGAGAAGAGGCGTCGCCGGTCATTCCGAAAACCGATGGCTTGA
- the groL gene encoding chaperonin GroEL (60 kDa chaperone family; promotes refolding of misfolded polypeptides especially under stressful conditions; forms two stacked rings of heptamers to form a barrel-shaped 14mer; ends can be capped by GroES; misfolded proteins enter the barrel where they are refolded when GroES binds), giving the protein MAKDVKFSRDARERMLHGINILADAVKVTLGPKGRNVVIDKSFGAPRITKDGVTVAKEIELSDKFENMGAQMIREVASKTNDIAGDGTTTATVLAQAIVQEGHKAVAAGMNPMDLKRGIDLAVTEVVAYLTKNATKIKTSEEVAQVGTIAGNGDESVGKMIAKAMQKVGNEGVITVEEAKTAETELEVVEGMQFDRGYLSPYFVTNPDKMVADLEDAYILLHEKKLSNLPAMLPILEAVVQTSKPLLIISEDVEGEALATLVVNKLRGGLKIAAVKAPGFGDRRKAMLEDIAILTGGQVISEDLGIKLENVGLNMLGRAKKVSISKENTTIVDGAGKKAEIQGRVAQIKQQIEETTSDYDKEKLQERLAKLAGGVAVIRVGGATEVEVKEKKDRVDDALNATRAAVEEGIVAGGGVALLRASLAIKAEGANADQTAGIAIVRRALQAPARQIAANAGAEASIVAGKILDNKGVTYGFNAQTGEYGDMIAMGIVDPMKVVRTALQDAASVAGLLVTTEAMIAEAPKKESAGGMPGGMPGGGMGGMGGMDF; this is encoded by the coding sequence ATGGCCAAAGATGTAAAATTCTCCCGTGACGCCCGCGAGCGCATGCTGCACGGCATCAACATCCTCGCCGACGCGGTGAAGGTGACCCTCGGCCCCAAGGGCCGCAACGTGGTCATCGACAAGTCGTTCGGCGCTCCGCGCATCACCAAGGACGGCGTTACCGTCGCCAAGGAAATCGAGCTTTCCGACAAGTTCGAGAACATGGGCGCGCAGATGATCCGCGAAGTCGCTTCGAAGACCAACGATATCGCCGGCGACGGCACCACGACCGCGACCGTTCTCGCCCAGGCGATCGTGCAGGAAGGCCACAAGGCGGTTGCCGCCGGCATGAACCCGATGGACCTGAAGCGCGGCATCGACCTCGCCGTGACCGAGGTAGTCGCATACCTCACCAAGAACGCCACGAAGATCAAGACCTCGGAAGAGGTTGCCCAAGTCGGCACCATCGCCGGCAATGGCGACGAGTCGGTCGGCAAGATGATCGCCAAGGCGATGCAGAAAGTCGGCAACGAAGGCGTCATCACCGTCGAGGAAGCCAAGACCGCCGAGACAGAGCTCGAAGTCGTCGAGGGCATGCAGTTCGATCGCGGCTACCTCTCGCCCTATTTCGTCACCAACCCGGACAAGATGGTCGCCGATCTCGAAGACGCCTACATCCTGCTGCATGAGAAGAAGCTCTCGAACCTGCCGGCGATGCTGCCGATCCTCGAGGCTGTCGTCCAGACCTCCAAGCCGCTCCTCATCATCTCCGAGGACGTCGAAGGCGAGGCTCTGGCCACGCTGGTCGTCAACAAGCTGCGTGGCGGCCTGAAGATTGCTGCCGTCAAGGCTCCGGGCTTCGGCGATCGCCGTAAGGCCATGCTTGAGGACATCGCCATCCTGACAGGCGGTCAGGTCATCTCCGAAGACCTCGGCATCAAGCTCGAGAATGTCGGCCTCAACATGCTCGGCCGCGCCAAGAAGGTGTCGATCTCCAAGGAGAACACCACCATCGTCGACGGCGCCGGCAAGAAGGCCGAGATCCAGGGCCGCGTCGCCCAGATCAAGCAGCAGATCGAGGAGACCACCTCGGACTACGACAAGGAGAAGCTCCAGGAGCGTCTCGCCAAGCTGGCCGGCGGCGTTGCCGTCATCCGCGTCGGCGGTGCGACCGAAGTCGAAGTCAAGGAAAAGAAGGACCGCGTCGACGACGCGCTGAACGCCACGCGTGCGGCCGTTGAAGAAGGCATCGTCGCCGGCGGCGGCGTCGCGCTGCTGCGCGCTTCACTCGCCATCAAGGCCGAAGGCGCCAATGCTGACCAGACCGCGGGCATCGCCATCGTACGCCGCGCACTGCAGGCGCCGGCCCGTCAGATCGCCGCCAACGCCGGGGCCGAGGCCTCGATCGTCGCCGGCAAGATCCTCGACAACAAGGGCGTGACCTATGGCTTCAACGCGCAGACCGGCGAATATGGCGACATGATCGCCATGGGCATCGTCGATCCGATGAAGGTCGTGCGCACGGCTCTCCAGGACGCGGCCTCGGTCGCCGGCCTCCTGGTTACCACCGAAGCCATGATCGCCGAGGCTCCGAAGAAGGAGTCCGCTGGCGGCATGCCGGGCGGCATGCCCGGCGGCGGCATGGGCGGCATGGGCGGCATGGATTTCTAA
- a CDS encoding IS3 family transposase encodes MSGSSAAGPGTGVPKGGSEKRTAAEKRDYIRYHRPRGISVAEGCRLMGTARSTYYDRPEKRADDTAIVEAMFAICDEFEFYGYRRVGAALRQQGVVVNNKKIRRLMCEHGLQPKNRWRFIATTDSDHGGPIFPNLAQDIVPTGPNQLWVSDITYVALPTRFVYVAIVLDAWSRLIVGYAIGRSIDARLTVAALKAAIEQRMPPAGCIHHSDRGSPYAAEIYRQLLAANGLIGSMGRRGNPYDNAKAESFMKTLKVDAVYPWLSRPPRTLPDTSPLHRGGLQQTQAPFGAGISQPAAIRGSAHPADWQNSGLISVHPQGRTPARGAF; translated from the coding sequence TTGAGCGGCTCGTCGGCAGCAGGCCCTGGAACTGGAGTTCCTAAAGGGGGCTCTGAAAAGCGCACCGCCGCCGAGAAGAGGGACTACATCCGTTATCACCGGCCCCGCGGTATCTCCGTCGCCGAAGGATGCCGGCTGATGGGCACCGCGCGCTCGACCTACTATGACCGTCCGGAAAAGCGGGCTGACGACACGGCGATCGTTGAGGCCATGTTTGCCATCTGTGACGAGTTCGAATTCTACGGCTATCGCCGCGTTGGTGCGGCCCTGCGTCAGCAGGGCGTGGTCGTGAACAATAAAAAGATCCGGCGGCTGATGTGCGAACACGGCCTGCAACCAAAGAATAGATGGCGATTTATTGCCACAACCGATAGTGATCACGGCGGTCCGATCTTCCCGAACCTGGCCCAAGACATTGTTCCGACGGGGCCGAACCAGCTCTGGGTCAGCGACATAACCTACGTTGCCCTGCCAACCCGGTTCGTCTACGTCGCCATCGTCCTCGATGCCTGGTCGCGCCTGATTGTCGGCTACGCCATCGGCCGGTCAATCGATGCACGCCTGACAGTCGCGGCTTTGAAGGCTGCTATCGAGCAAAGAATGCCACCTGCCGGCTGCATCCACCACTCCGATCGCGGCTCGCCATATGCTGCTGAGATCTACCGGCAGCTTCTTGCCGCCAACGGTCTGATCGGCTCGATGGGGCGCAGAGGGAATCCGTACGACAACGCCAAGGCCGAGAGCTTCATGAAGACGCTGAAGGTCGATGCCGTCTACCCATGGCTTTCGAGACCTCCGAGGACGTTGCCGGACACCTCCCCACTTCATCGAGGCGGTCTACAACAAACGCAGGCTCCATTCGGCGCTGGGATATCTCAGCCCGCAGCAATTCGAGGATCAGCACATCCGGCAGACTGGCAAAACAGCGGCCTGATCAGTGTCCACCCTCAGGGGCGCACTCCAGCGCGGGGGGCATTTTGA
- a CDS encoding pitrilysin family protein, producing MTNQRDGVFAQARSPWRREGSAPRHAAGDPSPRDVVPHPAGAKRLNIQDVKSEKGIDAWLVEDHTTPITAIRFVFDGGTTQDPAGKEGLANLMSALLAEGAGDLDSDAFQVKLDDAGAEMSFKAQRDGIYGSMRMLSEQQDAAFDLLRLAVNRPRFDREPIDRIRAQILSGIIAKERDPEAIAERKWLRAIYGTHPYSRPAEGTKESLAGITPADLSSFHKATFALDGLHVAVVGDIDAKTLRKKLDQLFGDLPQKQSRAPVADVDPKFGQQVTVDYDLPETLLRLAYPGVKRSAPDFYAAGLLNEILGASLCEVVREERGLAYDVSSDLDDDEHSNTIVVTTATRSDRAAETLSLIRKVVKNIADEGPIESELEAAKTHLIGAFTSNHLDSSGSIAATLLKWQLDKLGIDYIQRRAALISQVTLDQVKAAAKKLLSGEPAIRVVGPPLAQGGKSIRFILKAAERIARALHLPVEAAESPDCGPLPHHASHPSVDADRGLTLRSRRPAA from the coding sequence ATGACGAACCAACGCGATGGCGTCTTCGCGCAGGCGCGCTCTCCTTGGAGAAGGGAGGGCAGCGCGCCTCGCCACGCCGCTGGCGATCCTTCTCCTCGCGATGTCGTTCCTCATCCTGCCGGCGCTAAACGCCTGAACATCCAGGACGTTAAATCTGAAAAAGGCATCGACGCCTGGCTGGTGGAGGACCACACGACGCCGATCACTGCCATTCGCTTCGTCTTCGACGGCGGCACCACGCAGGACCCGGCCGGCAAGGAGGGCCTCGCCAATCTGATGAGCGCCCTGTTGGCCGAGGGCGCCGGCGATCTCGACAGCGATGCCTTCCAGGTGAAGCTAGACGATGCCGGCGCCGAGATGAGCTTTAAGGCGCAGCGCGACGGCATTTATGGCTCGATGCGCATGCTGTCCGAACAGCAGGACGCCGCTTTCGATTTGCTTCGGCTCGCGGTCAACAGGCCGCGCTTCGACCGGGAGCCGATCGACCGCATCCGCGCCCAGATCCTTTCCGGCATCATCGCCAAAGAGCGCGACCCCGAGGCGATCGCCGAGCGCAAATGGCTGCGCGCGATCTACGGCACGCATCCCTATTCGAGGCCGGCCGAGGGCACTAAAGAGAGCCTCGCTGGCATCACACCGGCCGATCTCAGCTCCTTCCACAAGGCCACTTTTGCCCTCGACGGCCTGCATGTGGCGGTGGTCGGCGACATCGATGCGAAGACGCTGCGTAAAAAGCTCGACCAGCTGTTCGGCGATTTGCCTCAGAAGCAGTCGCGCGCCCCCGTCGCCGATGTCGATCCGAAGTTCGGCCAGCAGGTGACAGTCGACTACGACCTGCCGGAGACGTTGCTGCGCTTGGCTTATCCCGGGGTGAAGCGCAGCGCGCCAGATTTCTACGCCGCCGGGCTGCTGAACGAAATCCTCGGCGCCTCGCTTTGCGAGGTGGTGCGCGAAGAGCGCGGTCTCGCCTATGACGTCAGCTCCGATCTAGACGATGACGAGCATTCCAACACGATCGTCGTCACCACGGCGACGCGCTCGGACCGCGCAGCCGAGACTCTGAGCCTGATACGCAAGGTGGTGAAGAACATAGCGGACGAGGGGCCGATCGAGAGCGAGCTCGAGGCGGCCAAGACACATCTGATCGGCGCCTTTACCAGCAACCACCTGGATTCTTCCGGCTCGATTGCAGCCACCCTCCTTAAGTGGCAGCTCGACAAGCTCGGCATCGACTACATCCAGCGCCGCGCTGCCCTTATCAGTCAGGTGACACTCGACCAGGTCAAGGCAGCGGCCAAGAAGCTGCTTTCGGGCGAGCCCGCCATTAGGGTCGTCGGCCCGCCGCTAGCGCAAGGAGGCAAAAGTATCAGGTTTATTCTAAAGGCCGCGGAGCGGATTGCGCGGGCCTTGCATTTGCCGGTTGAGGCTGCCGAATCGCCGGATTGTGGCCCGCTTCCTCATCATGCCAGCCACCCTTCGGTGGACGCCGATCGTGGGCTCACCTTGCGCAGCCGCCGGCCGGCCGCTTGA
- a CDS encoding Ulp1 family isopeptidase, with product MDRFQNVNPSGRYSATYNATVQQRPKQEQAAFEQHLRDVPHVDAAVARPNQVLDVSQDERIGVRTWRPRKGNSRSTLEPTAQLPVQSFAEEQPLGSAADRGDEYGAPAKRQKTLNNPQVAVQGLLIESGNSGTRVLMQAATSLLPAINEAQIGRGRINNPDAPNKDLDGFKRPTNATQNSTLVTVGGDNRALYSKDASLIGVLESALRKGKVTEGTVKANVNPLLRFARWLVDNGKQGFATRLDETSLKQDLKQYERSGGPSLEAPMRNLKTAEAGGVPIVGRPLRKPHSCDEPLIKLNNATQSATLVTVGGDKRALYSEDASLLAVLESALRKGKVAETTFKVNVNPLLNFARWLVANGKQGFATRLGERSLNQDRKQYEGSGGPSLEVPMHHLKIAAAGGPLPVIGRSVRNPYSQDEALIKLYNATPSAKNIDQAKAMRYTSALTRFSDYLHKNGKIGIADRLNDKTLDDDVKLYEGDYVAIHAALVHLRRSGVGELGSGRHIAPVLREDAHFAPAPPVRARSNTFGGLQSFVDLNARTPSDLRDDAHFAPAPPVRARSNTFGGLQSFVDLNAPTPSDLRDDAHFAPAPPVRARSNTFGGLQSFVDLNAPTPSDLRDDAHSAPVRPRGQMLRESEWQPMMQATGSAAAVAATGGPGDFRPIHRGRLSPMSEAAPSPPARAPQPASPVIPRLPDTYRGLPLVDVTTLTTSSSDTQIRALDTTASSNVPNGSVLDATEWLSDAHILRDYQLLEEQLRTTDPTLAGRTRLVDPSISHLLRHMAPQDARDTLQSIYNQNDAPADFLFLPVNNGTPTNPGTHWSLLLVDRRKPETRLAYHYDSLQREGYNDVPAKQLAGLLNATLAPARMPRQSNDYDCGVFVLDGTWALVGRLLNGEQPDHEPLHLDNLVADRQALQDRLTRRLPHEEEPRQLFDHEPASPPMVAFEPGELRQLLDDEPASPPRGALLGTFRSRP from the coding sequence ATGGACCGATTTCAGAACGTCAACCCGTCCGGGCGATATTCTGCTACGTACAACGCCACGGTGCAACAGCGGCCAAAGCAAGAGCAAGCAGCATTTGAGCAGCACCTGCGCGACGTGCCACATGTCGATGCCGCAGTTGCCCGCCCTAACCAGGTCCTTGATGTCTCTCAAGACGAGCGCATTGGGGTGAGGACTTGGCGCCCAAGGAAAGGCAATTCGCGGTCGACATTAGAGCCGACGGCCCAATTGCCCGTGCAAAGTTTCGCTGAGGAACAACCTTTGGGTAGTGCCGCGGATCGGGGCGATGAGTATGGCGCACCGGCGAAGAGGCAGAAGACACTAAACAATCCGCAGGTCGCCGTTCAGGGGCTGCTGATCGAAAGCGGGAATTCAGGCACACGCGTGCTGATGCAGGCCGCAACCTCGCTGCTACCCGCTATCAACGAAGCGCAGATCGGGCGGGGGCGAATCAACAACCCTGACGCGCCGAACAAAGATCTTGACGGCTTCAAGCGTCCTACCAATGCGACCCAAAATTCAACACTGGTCACCGTGGGTGGCGACAACCGTGCTCTTTATTCCAAAGATGCGTCCCTTATCGGGGTGCTGGAGTCTGCGCTCCGCAAGGGCAAGGTCACGGAGGGCACCGTCAAGGCCAATGTAAATCCTCTTTTGCGCTTCGCTCGTTGGCTTGTTGACAACGGAAAGCAGGGCTTTGCTACTCGCCTTGATGAGACGTCGCTGAAACAGGATTTGAAGCAGTACGAGCGATCGGGTGGTCCGTCCCTCGAAGCGCCGATGCGCAATCTCAAGACTGCGGAGGCCGGCGGCGTGCCGATCGTAGGTCGGCCTCTCCGGAAACCGCATTCCTGTGACGAACCCCTCATCAAACTGAACAACGCAACCCAGTCTGCAACACTGGTTACCGTGGGTGGCGACAAACGTGCTCTTTATTCCGAAGATGCGTCCCTTCTCGCGGTGCTGGAATCGGCGCTCCGCAAGGGCAAGGTCGCGGAGACCACCTTCAAGGTCAATGTAAATCCTCTTTTGAACTTCGCTCGCTGGCTCGTTGCCAACGGAAAGCAGGGCTTTGCGACTCGGCTGGGCGAGAGATCGCTCAACCAGGATCGGAAGCAGTACGAGGGATCGGGTGGTCCCTCCCTCGAAGTGCCAATGCATCATCTCAAGATTGCGGCGGCCGGCGGCCCCCTGCCAGTCATAGGTCGCTCTGTCCGCAATCCCTATTCCCAGGATGAAGCCCTCATCAAACTGTACAATGCAACTCCGTCTGCGAAGAACATCGACCAAGCCAAGGCAATGAGGTATACATCTGCTCTTACACGTTTCAGTGACTACCTACACAAAAACGGTAAGATAGGCATTGCCGATCGCCTTAACGACAAGACGCTAGATGATGATGTCAAGCTCTATGAAGGTGATTACGTAGCGATCCACGCCGCGCTGGTGCATCTGCGGAGATCGGGCGTCGGAGAGTTGGGATCTGGGCGCCATATTGCCCCTGTTTTGCGCGAGGATGCTCACTTTGCGCCAGCGCCCCCTGTCAGGGCTCGCTCCAACACCTTCGGCGGTCTTCAGTCTTTTGTTGATCTGAATGCGCGCACACCGTCCGACTTACGCGACGATGCTCACTTTGCGCCAGCGCCCCCTGTCAGGGCTCGCTCCAACACCTTCGGCGGTCTTCAGTCTTTTGTTGATCTGAATGCGCCCACACCGTCCGACTTACGCGACGATGCTCACTTTGCGCCAGCGCCCCCTGTCAGGGCTCGCTCCAACACCTTCGGCGGTCTTCAGTCTTTTGTTGATCTGAATGCGCCCACACCGTCCGACTTACGCGACGATGCTCATTCTGCACCGGTGCGTCCGCGCGGGCAGATGCTCCGCGAATCGGAGTGGCAGCCCATGATGCAAGCGACAGGGTCCGCCGCCGCCGTCGCGGCGACGGGAGGGCCCGGTGACTTTCGGCCCATCCACCGCGGTCGACTTTCGCCGATGAGTGAAGCTGCGCCATCGCCACCGGCAAGGGCTCCCCAACCCGCCTCGCCAGTAATCCCTAGGCTGCCAGACACCTACCGTGGCCTTCCACTGGTTGATGTGACGACGCTAACGACCAGTTCCTCCGACACTCAGATCAGGGCGCTCGATACGACAGCCTCGTCCAATGTCCCCAACGGGTCGGTGCTCGACGCCACCGAGTGGCTCAGCGACGCCCATATCCTGAGGGATTACCAATTGCTGGAGGAGCAGCTGCGGACAACCGATCCGACGCTCGCCGGCAGGACACGGCTGGTGGATCCGTCGATCTCCCATCTACTGCGTCACATGGCGCCGCAAGACGCGCGCGACACATTGCAGTCCATCTATAATCAAAATGACGCGCCAGCCGACTTCCTGTTCCTTCCAGTGAACAATGGCACTCCTACTAACCCCGGCACGCATTGGTCGCTGCTGCTCGTTGATCGCCGCAAACCGGAAACGCGGTTGGCCTATCACTACGACTCCCTCCAGCGAGAGGGATACAACGACGTGCCTGCAAAACAGCTCGCAGGACTGCTGAACGCCACCTTGGCGCCAGCCCGCATGCCCCGACAGTCGAACGATTATGATTGCGGCGTCTTTGTGTTGGACGGCACGTGGGCGCTGGTTGGACGATTGCTCAACGGGGAGCAGCCGGACCACGAGCCGCTGCACCTCGACAACCTCGTGGCCGATCGGCAGGCGCTGCAAGACCGGCTGACGAGGCGCTTGCCGCACGAGGAGGAGCCCCGGCAGCTGTTTGATCATGAACCCGCCTCCCCACCAATGGTGGCATTCGAGCCAGGGGAACTCCGGCAGCTGCTGGATGATGAACCCGCCTCTCCACCACGGGGCGCACTATTGGGCACTTTCCGATCTCGGCCGTGA
- a CDS encoding pitrilysin family protein produces the protein MTNQRDGVFAQARSPWRREGSAPRHAAGDPSPRDVVPHLAGAKRLNIQDVKSEKGIDAWLVEDHTTPITAIRFVFDGGTTQDPAGKEGLANLMSALLAEGAGDLDSDAFQVKLDDAGAEMSFKAQRDGIYGSMRMLSEQQDAAFDLLRLAVNRPRFDREPIDRIRAQILSGIIAKERDPEAIAERKWLRAIYGTHPYSRPAEGTKESLAGITPADLSSFHKATFALDGLHVAVVGDIDAKTLRKKLDQLFGDLPQKQSRAPVADVDPKFGQQVTVDYDLPETLLRLAYPGVKRSAPDFYAAELLNEILGGSPFTSRLWQEVRERGLTYFAYSSLVDHRHSSALQVGTATRSDRAAGTLNLVRKVVKEMAEEGPTEAELEASKKCLIGGYAIRKLGSSITIAATLIEWQLDRLGIDYIQRRAALISQVTLDQVKAAAKKLLSAEPAIMVVGPPVGGEG, from the coding sequence ATGACGAACCAACGCGATGGCGTCTTCGCGCAGGCGCGCTCTCCTTGGAGAAGGGAGGGCAGCGCGCCTCGCCACGCCGCTGGCGACCCTTCTCCTCGCGATGTCGTTCCTCATCTTGCCGGCGCTAAACGCCTGAACATCCAGGACGTTAAATCTGAAAAAGGCATCGACGCCTGGCTGGTGGAGGACCACACGACGCCGATCACTGCCATTCGCTTCGTCTTCGACGGCGGCACCACGCAGGACCCGGCCGGCAAGGAGGGCCTCGCCAATCTGATGAGCGCCCTGTTGGCCGAGGGCGCCGGCGATCTCGACAGCGATGCCTTCCAGGTGAAGCTAGACGATGCCGGCGCCGAGATGAGCTTTAAGGCGCAGCGCGACGGCATTTATGGCTCGATGCGCATGCTGTCCGAACAGCAGGACGCCGCTTTCGATTTGCTTCGGCTCGCGGTCAACAGGCCGCGCTTCGACCGGGAGCCGATCGACCGCATCCGCGCCCAGATCCTTTCCGGCATCATCGCCAAAGAGCGCGACCCCGAGGCGATCGCCGAGCGCAAATGGCTGCGCGCGATCTACGGCACGCATCCCTATTCGAGGCCGGCCGAGGGCACTAAAGAGAGCCTCGCTGGCATCACACCGGCCGATCTCAGCTCCTTCCACAAGGCCACTTTTGCCCTCGACGGCCTGCATGTGGCGGTGGTCGGCGACATCGATGCGAAGACGCTGCGTAAAAAGCTCGACCAGCTGTTCGGCGATTTGCCTCAGAAGCAGTCGCGCGCCCCCGTCGCCGATGTCGATCCGAAGTTCGGCCAGCAGGTGACAGTCGACTACGACCTGCCGGAGACGTTGCTGCGCTTGGCTTATCCCGGGGTGAAGCGCAGCGCGCCAGATTTCTACGCCGCGGAGCTGCTGAATGAAATCCTCGGCGGCTCGCCCTTCACGTCGCGCCTGTGGCAGGAGGTGCGCGAGCGCGGCTTGACCTATTTCGCCTATTCCAGCTTGGTCGACCACCGGCATTCCAGCGCGCTGCAGGTTGGGACGGCGACGCGTTCGGACAGGGCGGCCGGGACGCTGAATCTGGTGCGCAAGGTAGTGAAGGAGATGGCGGAAGAAGGTCCGACCGAGGCCGAGCTCGAGGCGAGCAAGAAATGTCTGATCGGCGGCTATGCCATCCGCAAACTGGGCTCCTCCATCACGATTGCAGCCACGCTCATCGAGTGGCAGCTCGACAGGCTCGGCATCGACTACATCCAGCGCCGCGCTGCCCTTATCAGTCAGGTGACGCTCGACCAGGTCAAGGCAGCAGCCAAGAAGCTGCTTTCGGCCGAGCCCGCCATTATGGTTGTCGGCCCGCCGGTGGGAGGCGAAGGATAA